In the genome of Candidatus Abyssobacteria bacterium SURF_5, the window GTATAAGCCGCGTCCATGACGACGATGGTCTCCGGTTCAAAGCTCAATGTTTGAGCGGCTGTCACATCATGCGTCTTTCCATCAGTCACCAGCGCCCAACGCGGCAGATACCCCTGATGGTCCAGTTGCAGGTGCAGTTTGATTGCTCCCTTGGCGCGCCGAAAATGCGCCCAGTCAAATACCTTCAGACACAAGTCGACCACGGTAGTGTCAAGGCTTATGAGGGGATTCTTGAAGCGAAATTTCCGTCTCTTTGTCACTGCCAAATTCCTGCAACTTACCAGCAGGTCTTCGAAAACCGACTGATACACCTGCCAAGGGCGATGTCCATTGGCGTAGGCCAAGGTGGAACGCGAGGGCGCTCCTTTCAGGCCAAGATGAACAAGCTTCCCCATCGCTGTGGCCAGTCCGCCGCAGATTTCCCGAAGCGAGTTGGCAGATCCCATCTGACAAAACAGCATAGCTACAAATTGGTCCCAACAGGAAAATCCTTTGACGCATCTTTCCGCGCGATGCTTTTGCACAGCCGAAGCAAAACGTTTACGATCAACCAGCGAGAGGACTTGCGAAAAACAGCTTGCAACTGTTACCATAAGACACCTCCGGTTCGTGAGTGGAAGCGGCTTCAAGCCGCATCATGTTTTGGATAACACGATTCTACTCCGAACCGGTTTTTTTTGAAAATTATCTTGGACAAGAGTGATTTCCGATTTTGGATTGAAAAGGAGGAAGTCTTTTGTTTTAATAACATCCTGTCAACTAGGCATGTCCTTCATGAAAATCGTCAAAGAAATTCGAGAAATTGCAGGTAAGTAGTATGGAGACTAACGCTATCAATAACATCCTTATTCTTGGCGCCGGCACGATGGGCTCGCGCATCTCGCTTGGGTGCGCTTTGAATGGATATAATGTCACCCTCTACGACATCTCCGAGCAAGCTCTTCAAGGGGTGGAATTTCGGCACCAATTCATGGGCGAACGGTGGATTACGGAAAATGTGACTACTCGGGAAGATATCGAGAACTGCTTGCAGCGCATCAAGACGTCCACCGATCCGGCTGAGGCGGCGGCCGATGCCGACCTGTTGATCGAGGCCGTCTCGGAGAGAATCGAGCTGAAGCACCGGGTATTCAAGCATTTTGATTCGCTTTGCCCGGCGAAAACGATTTTTGTTTCAAATACCTCATCGTTGCTCACCAGCGAGATGGAGACGGCTGTCGAACGGAAAGACAGGTTTGCCGCGCTGCATTTTCACGGCTACAAGAGCGTGGTCGATATCATGAAGGGGACGGCCACATCCGACGAAACGGTGGACATACTCAAGAAGTTCTGCCGCAGCATGGGCGAACTTCCGATCGTGATGCTCAAGGAGAAGGAAGGATTCCTGCACAATTCGATGTTCATCGCGTGGCTCGAATCGGCTCTGTGGCTGGCGGCCGGCGGATTCGGCACCGTTGAGGACATCGACCGCTCCTGGATGAAAGTGCACAAGAGCGTTTACGGCCCGTTCGGCGCGCTGGATATCGTTGGGCTCGACGTGGCCCGAGATATCGGCAACGGATTAAAGAACAAGGGTTTTGGCGGCCATTGGGAGGAAATCGAGAAATTTCTCCAACCGTATATCGACCGCGGCCACCTCGGCCTCAAGACCCTGCAGGGATTCTATTCATATCCCGATCCGGCCTTCATGCAGCCGGACTTTCTTGATGGAAAGCAGGGTTAGGCCTTTCTCGCAACCGCAAACACGCAAAGAGCACAGCGCGGAGTAGCCGCAACCAAACTATTTGGAACACGAATCCTTCGGCAAGCTCAGGACAGGTTTTACGAATTTGCCGAGTTACGCGAATGAAGCCTCTTCTTTTCGCCGTTCCTGCTCCGCCCGCGGCGCTGCCGCTCGTCTTTCCTTACGGTGATACCTCAAAATCAAAATGATCCTCATCCATCATAGGATTTGCGCCGACGTAGGCATTATAGGTATAGTTGCCCACCGGGCTTCTGTTGGGAACCGCATGCGTCAGATGACGGGTATAGCCTGAAAAAGGTTCCAACATCACAATCACCCCGTAAAACGCTCCAGTTGGAGGATATATAGTTCCATCGGGCAGCGTGACATTTGTCCAGTAAACGACGGCTTGCGGCTCTCCGGTGTTATTGACAGCCGTTGCCGTATATCCAAGAGTGCCCATGGGCGGGATCACGACCGCATCGGGAACCAGATGCAGGCTCACGAGAAGGAATTCGTCGGCCCCCATATCGAAACCAAACCCATGTGGGCGGTTATCTCCGTCGACATCGTCGTAGATTCCGGCGTCGGTGGCTGAGTCGATACAGGGTGATCCCCACGACAGATGAAAATCATCGGGCCCAATAAAAAGAGGCGCCGCATCGATGTTATTCTCTCCCCAGACAAGGGCGCCTCCGCCATCGACATACGCGGTCGCCTCTCCGCCCTCGACATCGCTGTAGTCGACGGAGGCCGCTGCGCCGTAGCGAACAGCCATTTCCGGTC includes:
- a CDS encoding IS4 family transposase, which translates into the protein MVTVASCFSQVLSLVDRKRFASAVQKHRAERCVKGFSCWDQFVAMLFCQMGSANSLREICGGLATAMGKLVHLGLKGAPSRSTLAYANGHRPWQVYQSVFEDLLVSCRNLAVTKRRKFRFKNPLISLDTTVVDLCLKVFDWAHFRRAKGAIKLHLQLDHQGYLPRWALVTDGKTHDVTAAQTLSFEPETIVVMDAAYTDFRMLARWNAEGVFFVTRAKENLDYEWVVQQQPPSRSNVRKDEIIKLTGQRTRHNYPRLLRRIVVWNEENEREIVLLTNIRRFAASTIASIYKERWQIELFFKPLKQNLKIKTFVGTK
- a CDS encoding 3-hydroxyacyl-CoA dehydrogenase gives rise to the protein METNAINNILILGAGTMGSRISLGCALNGYNVTLYDISEQALQGVEFRHQFMGERWITENVTTREDIENCLQRIKTSTDPAEAAADADLLIEAVSERIELKHRVFKHFDSLCPAKTIFVSNTSSLLTSEMETAVERKDRFAALHFHGYKSVVDIMKGTATSDETVDILKKFCRSMGELPIVMLKEKEGFLHNSMFIAWLESALWLAAGGFGTVEDIDRSWMKVHKSVYGPFGALDIVGLDVARDIGNGLKNKGFGGHWEEIEKFLQPYIDRGHLGLKTLQGFYSYPDPAFMQPDFLDGKQG